From Magnolia sinica isolate HGM2019 chromosome 13, MsV1, whole genome shotgun sequence, one genomic window encodes:
- the LOC131224050 gene encoding aldehyde oxidase GLOX1-like: MKMAVSHQATMILLSTFFIAATAHFGLHGFDFIGGFHPIEEYSGFEFGGHANPVLNPNQRPGYHGLTPVDFDGHPSPDQDQGNGPDNDDSTPSQEPREQVRDGGSENFGVEKEDIDDGLETNYKGGWELVCMNSGVSAMHLQLMKNNKAIIFDATTLNPAAIQFPPGNCRMDNSRNKSIEDCWVHAVEYDIETAAIRKLKVMTNPWCASGALDAEGVLVQTGGWNDGGRGVRYFEPCDTCDWEEYPTALSVQRWYASQHILPDGRFIVVGGRRQFNYEYVPKRGESNPTNFKLQLLIQTTDPVENNLYPFVYLSTDGNVFIFANNRSILLNPNNNAVVREFPDLQGGSRNYPASGMSVLLPLRLRGDKVKTIPAEVLICGGSPPQAARFAAKGNFMPALRSCGRMTITSPQASWKMELMPEGRVMGDMLLLPNTDVLIINGAKRGSAGWGFASDPSFSPMIYSPKKPRRNRFLMLKPSTIPRMYHSTSAVLPDGSILVAGSNSNNQYVFSGVPFPTEMRVEKFMPPYLDPVMARYRPKIMDESAPQELKYGQAFALKIKLLGMKVQTNDIKVTMYSPPFTTHGYSMNQRMLILRVGDVKNVFGIGKYEFSTFAPATPVLAPPGYYLLFVVYKGFPSTGVWVRIA; this comes from the exons ATGAAAATGGCGGTATCGCACCAAGCTACCATGATTTTACTCTCTACATTCTTCATAGCAGCAACGGCTCATTTTGGATTACATGGTTTTGATTTTATAGGCGGCTTCCATCCGATAGAAGAGTACTCAGGCTTCGAATTCGGTGGACATGCAAACCCAGTTCTGAACCCGAACCAACGACCTGGTTATCATGGTTTAACTCCGGTTGATTTTGATGGGCACCCGTCTCCTGATCAGGATCAGGGAAATGGACCCGATAATGATGATTCTACCCCATCTCAAGAACCGAGAGAACAAGTCAGGGATGGTGGGTCTGAAAACTTTGGTGTTGAGAAAGAAGACATTGATGACGGGCTCGAGACGAATTATAAGGGCGGGTGGGAGCTTGTATGCATGAATTCTGGTGTGTCAGCGATGCATTTGCAGTTGATGAAGAACAACAAGGCGATCATATTCGATGCGACGACGCTCAATCCTGCAGCGATCCAGTTCCCGCCTGGTAATTGCAGGATGGATAATTCTCGCAATAAGTCCATTGAAGATTGCTGGGTTCATGCTGTAGAGTATGACATCGAGACAGCCGCCATCAGGAAACTAAAG GTCATGACCAATCCATGGTGCGCATCAGGAGCGCTCGATGCAGAAGGGGTCCTTGTGCAGACTGGTGGGTGGAACGATGGAGGAAGAGGGGTTCGTTATTTTGAGCCCTGTGACACATGCGACTGGGAAGAGTACCCAACTGCCCTCTCGGTTCAAAGATG GTATGCTAGTCAGCATATACTCCCCGACGGCCGTTTTATCGTAGTAGGAGGCCGTCGGCAGTTCAACTACGAGTATGTACCCAAACGCGGCGAATCGAATCCAACCAACTTCAAACTTCAATTGCTCATTCAGACGACAGACCCAGTTGAGAACAACCTCTACCCCTTTGTATACCTCTCCACCGACGGAAACGTCTTCATCTTCGCCAACAACCGTTCAATCCTCCTCAACCCCAACAACAACGCTGTAGTCCGTGAGTTCCCCGACCTCCAGGGCGGCTCCCGCAACTACCCAGCCTCAGGCATGTCCGTCCTCCTCCCATTACGGCTCCGCGGCGATAAAGTCAAGACCATCCCCGCCGAGGTCCTCATCTGCGGCGGCTCCCCACCACAGGCTGCCAGGTTTGCTGCCAAGGGCAACTTCATGCCTGCATTGCGCTCATGTGGGCGGATGACAATAACATCACCACAGGCCTCGTGGAAGATGGAGCTCATGCCGGAGGGCCGGGTGATGGGTGACATGCTCTTGCTCCCCAACACCGACGTGCTTATAATCAACGGCGCGAAGAGGGGGTCAGCTGGCTGGGGCTTTGCTAGCGACCCATCCTTTTCGCCAATGATCTACAGCCCTAAGAAACCAAGACGCAACCGGTTCTTGATGCTGAAGCCGTCGACGATCCCACGTATGTACCATTCTACTTCAGCGGTGCTGCCGGACGGTAGCATTCTAGTGGCGGGCAGCAACAGCAACAACCAGTATGTTTTCTCAGGCGTGCCATTCCCCACTGAGATGAGGGTGGAGAAGTTCATGCCACCTTACTTGGACCCGGTAATGGCCAGATATCGGCCTAAGATCATGGACGAATCAGCACCACAGGAACTTAAATACGGACAGGCATTTGCTTTGAAGATAAAGTTGTTAGGGATGAAAGTGCAGACAAATGACATAAAGGTGACTATGTATTCACCACCGTTCACCACGCATGGGTATTCCATGAATCAACGGATGTTGATACTGCGGGTAGGAGACGTAAAGAATGTTTTTGGCATTGGGAAGTATGAGTTTTCCACCTTTGCGCCAGCTACACCTGTGCTTGCACCTCCAGGTTACTACCTCTTGTTTGTAGTTTATAAGGGTTTTCCAAGCACAGGTGTGTGGGTCCGAATTGCATAA
- the LOC131224051 gene encoding protein SPEAR1-like: protein MGSNYFGEPSLGNGRSGSSRKGKKSNQDKPKQPQRGLGVAQLEKIRLRNQMGCCYLPSRHSTSQTNVNQEEDVRVEMAYASSASSTSYSSPSSFGFHPNIMMGLGDRETTDIRYGDSQSSGSTARWNPNNSFIQAQHAAQSTITRHFLRLPTEDSMQKKRRHDRCDSMGSSSQNSDSSDTQELDLDLKLSL, encoded by the exons ATGGGTAGCAACTACTTTGGTGAGCCAAGCTTGGGAAATGGAAGATCTGGGTCTTCTAGAAAGGGAAAGAAGAGCAACCAAGACAAACCAAAGCAACCTCAGAGAGGCCTTGGAGTGGCCCAGTTAGAAAAGATCAGATTAAGAAACCAAATGGGCTGTTGCTATTTGCCTTCTCGCCATAGTACCTCCCAGACAAATGTCAATCAG GAGGAGGATGTGAGAGTGGAGATGGCGTATGCATCATCAGCATCATCAACTTCGTATTCTTCACCATCTTCATTTGGGTTTCATCCCAACATCATG ATGGGCTTGGGAGACAGAGAAACAACAGACATCAGATATGGTGACTCTCAATCTAGTGGTAGCACAGCTAG ATGGAACCCCAACAACAGTTTCATACAGGCCCAACATGCGGCACAATCGACCATCACACGGCACTTCCTAAGACTGCCCACGGAG GACTCGATGCAGAAGAAGAGAAGGCATGACCGGTGCGATTCAATGGGCTCAAGCAGCCAGAACTCTGATTCAAGTGACACCCAAGAGCTAGATTTGGATCTGAAGCTATCActttaa